Proteins from a single region of Pseudomonas sp. 10S4:
- a CDS encoding YcfL family protein, whose product MRFKIIAVAALALLAGCATPPPPEPGSAASKVVAMGPLKNIVVGAMRVARENGFMTVNVQLSNTLNSNKTFYYRFAWLGPEGFPVADEDVWKSMTMYGAQTSFIQAIAPTAKAVDFRLEIKTP is encoded by the coding sequence ATGCGCTTCAAAATCATCGCTGTCGCCGCCCTGGCCTTACTGGCCGGCTGCGCCACCCCGCCACCGCCGGAGCCAGGCAGCGCTGCGAGTAAAGTCGTGGCCATGGGCCCGCTCAAGAACATCGTGGTCGGCGCCATGCGCGTCGCCCGGGAAAACGGCTTCATGACGGTCAATGTTCAGTTGAGCAACACCCTCAACAGCAACAAGACGTTCTACTACCGCTTCGCCTGGCTAGGCCCTGAAGGTTTCCCGGTTGCCGACGAAGACGTCTGGAAAAGCATGACGATGTATGGCGCGCAGACCAGCTTCATTCAGGCCATTGCGCCAACCGCCAAAGCCGTGGATTTCCGTCTCGAAATCAAGACGCCTTAA
- the lpoB gene encoding penicillin-binding protein activator LpoB: protein MFARFSFIAVLALLASGCANTSPTLGSKNISYGDTKAVETVTNEFGSTDLQMIAESMTRSLAQSGIMQGRPVVQVYDVKNKTSEYIDTREITTSIKTQLMKSGVARFASDNTAMQSQVDQLKLQNQSGLYKKATVAKTGNMIAAKYRLEGSISSIVKRSSDYKDVFYKFSLQLIDVESGLAEWMDEKEIRKTTER from the coding sequence ATGTTTGCACGCTTTTCGTTCATCGCCGTCCTCGCCCTGCTGGCCAGCGGCTGCGCCAACACCTCGCCAACGCTGGGTAGCAAGAACATCAGCTACGGTGACACCAAGGCTGTGGAAACCGTGACCAACGAGTTCGGTTCCACCGACCTGCAGATGATCGCCGAGTCCATGACCCGTTCCCTGGCCCAGTCCGGCATCATGCAGGGTCGCCCGGTGGTTCAGGTCTACGACGTGAAGAACAAGACCAGCGAGTACATTGATACCCGCGAAATCACCACCAGCATCAAGACTCAACTGATGAAGAGCGGTGTGGCACGTTTCGCCAGCGATAACACCGCAATGCAGAGCCAGGTTGACCAGCTCAAGCTGCAAAACCAGAGCGGCCTGTACAAGAAAGCGACCGTGGCCAAGACCGGCAACATGATCGCTGCCAAGTATCGTCTTGAAGGTTCGATCAGCTCGATCGTCAAGCGCAGCAGCGATTACAAGGACGTCTTCTACAAATTCAGCCTGCAATTGATTGACGTTGAAAGCGGTCTGGCCGAATGGATGGATGAAAAAGAGATCCGCAAAACCACGGAGCGTTAA
- a CDS encoding penicillin-binding protein activator LpoB gives MRTWIGMMALACAFSVQAAPKVAVTDLAYQERVEQYIHTVSAQSNYREGYYSASGSSSYNEYEARTSYIEQTELRKFTGDIKGEILRTGMFQLIQGTPYTASSKGDIYDVIKRIKAGNFKGADYVLFGTVSDIDFTQDTNELANTDSYSAVLALTLVADFSLINTKTFEITSAFTAMGEGQDTKLVNGRDIKISLNRPRVVRDVSKALGEDVAGQLSQQLGGGSYEKPGQAPQRNNLPQDTAPVILR, from the coding sequence ATGCGCACATGGATTGGCATGATGGCCCTGGCTTGTGCGTTCAGCGTACAAGCGGCCCCGAAAGTTGCCGTCACGGATCTGGCGTATCAGGAACGTGTGGAGCAATACATCCACACCGTCTCGGCGCAGAGCAATTACCGCGAGGGTTATTACAGCGCCAGCGGTTCTTCGAGCTACAACGAGTACGAGGCCAGGACCAGCTACATCGAGCAGACCGAGCTGCGTAAATTCACTGGCGACATCAAGGGTGAAATCCTGCGCACCGGCATGTTCCAGCTGATTCAGGGCACGCCTTATACCGCTTCGTCCAAGGGTGACATCTACGATGTGATCAAGCGGATCAAGGCCGGTAACTTCAAGGGCGCGGATTACGTGCTGTTCGGCACGGTGTCGGACATCGACTTCACCCAAGACACGAACGAGCTGGCGAACACCGACAGCTATTCAGCGGTGCTGGCGTTGACCCTGGTGGCGGATTTCAGCCTGATCAACACCAAGACTTTCGAAATCACGTCGGCCTTCACGGCGATGGGCGAAGGCCAGGACACCAAACTGGTGAATGGCCGGGACATCAAGATTTCGCTGAACCGCCCGCGGGTGGTGCGTGACGTGTCCAAGGCATTGGGCGAAGACGTGGCAGGGCAACTGAGCCAACAGCTCGGCGGCGGGAGTTACGAGAAGCCGGGACAAGCCCCGCAGCGTAACAACCTGCCACAGGATACGGCGCCGGTGATTTTGCGCTGA
- a CDS encoding LysE family transporter yields MVLQTWLAFFAACWVISLSPGAGAIASMSSGLRYGFWRGYWNALGLQLGLALQIAIVAAGVGAILAASATAFYAIKWFGVAYLVYLAVKQWRALPSDMSDDASVRQIGKPLALVFRGFLVNISNPKALVFMLAVLPQFIDPHAPLVAQYLILGATMICVDLIVMAGYTGLASKVLRLLRTPKQQKRMNRTFAGLFIGAAAFMATLRKAVM; encoded by the coding sequence ATGGTGCTTCAAACATGGCTGGCGTTTTTTGCTGCCTGCTGGGTGATCAGTCTGTCTCCTGGTGCCGGCGCGATTGCGTCGATGTCCAGCGGCCTGCGCTACGGTTTCTGGCGCGGCTACTGGAACGCCCTGGGCCTGCAACTGGGCCTGGCATTGCAAATTGCGATTGTGGCGGCTGGTGTCGGTGCGATCCTCGCGGCTTCGGCCACGGCTTTCTATGCGATCAAATGGTTTGGCGTGGCCTATCTGGTCTACCTCGCGGTCAAGCAATGGCGTGCGTTGCCCAGCGACATGAGCGATGACGCGTCTGTACGGCAGATCGGCAAACCGCTGGCGCTGGTGTTCCGTGGTTTCCTGGTGAACATCAGCAACCCCAAGGCGTTGGTGTTCATGCTGGCGGTGCTGCCGCAATTCATCGACCCGCATGCACCGTTGGTGGCTCAGTACCTGATCCTTGGTGCGACGATGATCTGTGTCGACCTGATCGTCATGGCCGGCTACACCGGGCTGGCGTCCAAAGTGCTGCGACTGTTGCGCACGCCCAAACAGCAGAAACGCATGAACCGCACGTTTGCCGGGCTGTTCATCGGTGCGGCGGCGTTTATGGCAACCCTGCGCAAAGCGGTGATGTAA
- a CDS encoding mechanosensitive ion channel family protein translates to MDAFKLPLPAMWVEPILLGVQILLILLAGYFAQRFVAKCLTRLGERYPFPPQLLMPLRGGLRWLIMGSALIFVLERLGVSATVLWTALSGFVAVAAVAFFAMWSVLSNLLCAILIFTVGPFRIGDVVELVDTLDKPGVKGRVVAINLLFTTLIEAEEAGTGSAMVQVPNSLFFQRSVRRWRGSDVFPSSGFEK, encoded by the coding sequence ATGGACGCCTTCAAACTGCCGTTGCCGGCGATGTGGGTCGAGCCGATTTTGCTCGGCGTGCAAATCCTGCTGATCCTGCTGGCCGGGTATTTTGCTCAGCGCTTCGTCGCCAAATGCCTGACTCGCCTGGGCGAACGTTATCCGTTTCCGCCACAACTGCTGATGCCGCTGCGTGGTGGACTGCGCTGGCTGATCATGGGCAGCGCGTTGATTTTCGTGCTGGAGCGCCTCGGTGTTTCGGCCACGGTACTCTGGACTGCGTTGTCCGGGTTCGTGGCGGTGGCTGCGGTGGCGTTCTTCGCCATGTGGAGCGTGCTCTCCAATCTGCTGTGCGCGATCCTGATCTTCACTGTCGGCCCGTTCCGCATCGGTGATGTGGTCGAGTTGGTGGACACCCTCGACAAGCCCGGCGTCAAAGGCCGGGTGGTGGCGATCAATTTGCTGTTTACCACGTTGATCGAGGCTGAAGAGGCCGGGACTGGCAGTGCGATGGTGCAGGTGCCTAACAGCCTGTTCTTCCAGCGCTCGGTTCGCCGCTGGCGCGGGTCGGATGTTTTCCCTTCCAGCGGCTTCGAAAAGTAA
- a CDS encoding TIGR02444 family protein, producing MSSDLWSFSLGTYARPGVESLCLQLQSAGANVCLLLCGLWLEQRAVDCTEQRLQQLFQVAEPWEVNVVQPMRTLRQQWKAAAADDAELNALREQIKALELEAERHLLLQLERTARSWPQNDVTERSAWLEGVAAGAANLDRDALHQLRVAVTGA from the coding sequence ATGTCCTCTGACCTGTGGAGCTTTTCCCTTGGCACTTACGCCCGCCCCGGCGTTGAAAGCCTGTGCCTGCAATTGCAATCGGCGGGAGCAAATGTCTGCCTGCTGCTCTGTGGCCTGTGGCTGGAACAAAGGGCTGTGGACTGCACCGAGCAACGCTTGCAGCAACTTTTTCAGGTGGCCGAGCCCTGGGAGGTGAATGTCGTGCAACCGATGCGCACGTTACGCCAGCAATGGAAAGCCGCCGCCGCTGACGACGCCGAACTGAATGCGTTACGCGAGCAAATCAAGGCACTGGAGCTGGAAGCCGAACGGCATCTGTTGTTGCAACTGGAGCGTACGGCCCGGAGTTGGCCGCAAAATGACGTGACCGAACGATCGGCCTGGCTGGAAGGTGTGGCGGCGGGCGCCGCCAACCTGGACCGCGACGCGCTGCATCAGCTGCGCGTCGCGGTAACCGGCGCTTAG
- a CDS encoding AlgP family protein produces MSATKKPVNTPLHLLQQLSGSLLEHLETACSQALADAEKLLAKLEKQRGKAQEKLHKSRTKLQDAAAAGKAKAQAKAKDGVKQLEDLLDALKDRQSETRTYILQLKRDAQESLKLAQGVGRVQEAVSKALSLRSAKPAAAPAKKAAAKPVAAKAAAKPAAKPAAKAPAKAAAKPAAKKPVAASAAKPAAKATTAKPTAVKTAAAKPAAKPAAKPAAKPAAKPAAKTAAAKPAAKPAAKPVAAKTAAKSVAAKAPAKPAVKPAAKTAAAKPVAKTAAAKPATASAAKPAAAKPAAKPVAAKPAAKPAAAKPAVKKPVAAKPATAPVAKPATPAAAASSAPAATTSTTTAAPTPAAASSTATTPTSAS; encoded by the coding sequence ATGTCGGCCACCAAGAAGCCTGTAAATACTCCGTTGCACTTACTCCAACAACTTTCGGGCAGCCTGCTCGAGCATTTGGAAACCGCTTGTTCCCAAGCCTTGGCTGATGCTGAAAAACTGCTCGCCAAACTGGAAAAGCAGCGCGGAAAAGCGCAAGAAAAACTGCACAAATCCCGTACCAAATTGCAGGACGCTGCGGCGGCCGGCAAAGCCAAGGCACAAGCCAAGGCCAAGGACGGAGTGAAGCAACTCGAAGACCTGCTCGATGCTTTGAAGGATCGTCAGTCCGAGACCCGCACCTACATTCTGCAACTCAAGCGCGATGCTCAAGAAAGCCTGAAACTGGCCCAGGGCGTCGGTCGCGTACAAGAGGCTGTCAGCAAGGCGTTGTCCCTGCGTTCGGCCAAGCCAGCTGCGGCACCTGCCAAGAAAGCCGCTGCCAAACCGGTTGCTGCAAAAGCAGCCGCCAAGCCTGCTGCCAAACCGGCTGCTAAAGCACCGGCCAAAGCCGCAGCAAAACCTGCAGCGAAAAAACCGGTTGCTGCCAGCGCTGCGAAACCAGCTGCTAAAGCAACGACTGCCAAACCGACTGCTGTAAAAACTGCCGCTGCCAAACCGGCTGCAAAACCAGCCGCTAAACCTGCAGCAAAACCTGCAGCAAAACCAGCGGCCAAAACCGCAGCAGCGAAACCTGCTGCCAAGCCGGCCGCCAAGCCGGTCGCGGCTAAAACTGCTGCCAAATCGGTTGCTGCAAAAGCACCGGCCAAGCCTGCAGTAAAACCAGCGGCCAAAACTGCAGCCGCCAAGCCGGTTGCTAAAACTGCTGCTGCAAAACCGGCTACTGCCAGCGCTGCCAAACCAGCCGCGGCCAAACCCGCTGCGAAGCCAGTGGCTGCGAAACCGGCTGCAAAACCAGCTGCCGCCAAACCAGCAGTGAAAAAACCAGTCGCCGCCAAACCGGCTACCGCGCCAGTCGCCAAGCCAGCCACCCCGGCTGCGGCAGCATCGTCTGCTCCAGCTGCAACCACCTCGACCACCACCGCTGCGCCAACCCCGGCAGCCGCGTCGAGCACTGCGACCACCCCAACCAGCGCTTCCTAA
- a CDS encoding FKBP-type peptidyl-prolyl cis-trans isomerase: MSRYLFLSLLVCFSTVQAAEKTAENDAHDLAYSLGASLGERLRQEVPDLQLQALIEGLQQAYQGKPLALKDAQIEQILADHEAQIALQPPAPQSEEALEKEQRFLTEEKARPGVHELADGVLMTELTPGTGAKAGPNGKVQVLYIGRLPDGTVFDQNSQPQWFSLDSVITGWRSALQNMPVGAKWRLVIPSAQAYGADGAGDLIAPFTPLVFEVELRGATS, from the coding sequence ATGTCGCGCTACCTTTTTTTATCCCTGCTCGTGTGTTTTTCCACCGTTCAAGCCGCCGAAAAAACCGCTGAGAATGATGCTCACGATCTCGCTTACAGCTTAGGCGCAAGTCTCGGCGAACGCTTGCGCCAGGAGGTTCCCGACCTGCAACTTCAAGCGCTGATCGAAGGGTTGCAGCAAGCCTATCAAGGCAAACCCCTGGCACTGAAGGACGCGCAGATCGAACAGATCCTTGCGGACCACGAAGCCCAGATCGCCTTGCAACCACCTGCACCACAAAGCGAAGAAGCCCTGGAAAAAGAGCAGCGCTTTCTCACCGAAGAAAAAGCCAGGCCCGGCGTTCATGAATTGGCCGATGGCGTGTTGATGACGGAGCTGACGCCAGGTACCGGCGCGAAGGCCGGGCCAAATGGCAAGGTTCAAGTGTTGTACATCGGTCGCCTGCCTGACGGCACGGTGTTCGATCAGAACAGCCAACCGCAGTGGTTCAGTCTCGACAGCGTGATCACTGGCTGGCGCAGTGCGCTGCAAAATATGCCGGTGGGGGCAAAATGGCGTCTGGTGATTCCATCGGCCCAGGCCTATGGCGCCGACGGTGCCGGTGACCTGATCGCACCGTTCACGCCGCTGGTATTCGAAGTCGAATTACGCGGCGCCACCAGCTGA
- a CDS encoding Rsd/AlgQ family anti-sigma factor, with amino-acid sequence MLESCQNAQERWGGVHLLIDRWLQERHELVRAYDALGAKPEALGENRKPLQEFCGVLVDYVSAGHFEIYEQLTGEAKAFGDTRGLELAETIYPRIDVITEKLLAFNDLCDAGQCVAEKFKELGGLLHERFELEDCLIEVLHTAHKEEDSVQA; translated from the coding sequence ATGCTCGAAAGTTGTCAGAATGCTCAGGAACGCTGGGGTGGAGTGCATCTGCTGATCGATCGCTGGTTGCAGGAGCGTCACGAACTGGTTCGGGCCTATGATGCTCTCGGCGCGAAGCCTGAAGCTCTGGGCGAGAACCGCAAGCCGTTGCAGGAATTTTGCGGGGTGCTGGTCGATTACGTATCGGCGGGGCATTTCGAAATCTACGAACAGCTCACCGGTGAAGCCAAGGCCTTTGGTGACACTCGTGGTCTGGAGTTGGCCGAGACCATCTATCCGCGCATCGACGTCATCACCGAGAAGCTGCTGGCGTTCAACGACCTGTGTGATGCAGGCCAGTGCGTAGCCGAGAAATTCAAGGAGCTGGGTGGCCTGCTGCACGAACGCTTCGAACTGGAAGACTGTCTGATCGAAGTGCTGCACACCGCTCACAAGGAAGAGGATTCGGTTCAGGCCTGA
- a CDS encoding disulfide bond formation protein B, producing the protein MSLACSRSLFFMAFTAGALALGVSYYLEYVVGLKPCGLCLLQRGCLALLLVVYLVASVHGPRRFGSFVYWLLGLSASLGGTVAAWRQVLLQSDPQQQLSLCSPNLEAWFGSMPWGCAVQRLFKGTDDCAEISWTLFDLSIPEWSLLFFVAMLILGIYQLLRHVWIACQGPPSGESSHRAGTGD; encoded by the coding sequence ATGTCTTTGGCCTGCTCACGCTCCTTGTTTTTCATGGCTTTCACCGCAGGTGCCCTGGCCTTGGGCGTTTCCTATTACCTCGAATATGTGGTCGGGCTCAAACCCTGCGGGCTGTGTTTATTGCAGCGCGGTTGCCTGGCGCTGCTCCTGGTTGTTTACCTGGTGGCTTCGGTACATGGTCCGCGACGATTCGGTTCTTTCGTCTATTGGCTGCTTGGTTTGTCCGCCAGCCTGGGCGGGACTGTCGCGGCGTGGCGGCAGGTGTTGTTGCAGAGTGATCCGCAGCAACAACTCTCGCTCTGTTCGCCCAATCTGGAAGCTTGGTTCGGGAGTATGCCTTGGGGCTGCGCCGTACAAAGGCTGTTCAAGGGCACTGACGACTGCGCCGAGATCTCGTGGACCTTGTTTGATCTGAGCATCCCCGAATGGAGTCTGCTGTTCTTCGTCGCGATGCTGATCCTGGGGATTTACCAGTTACTGCGCCACGTCTGGATCGCCTGTCAGGGACCGCCCAGCGGCGAGTCGTCGCACCGGGCCGGGACGGGTGATTAA
- a CDS encoding heme biosynthesis protein HemY, translating to MKRLYVIVFLVIAAAGVLGLAIAEHSGYVLIAYKSFRYESSLWATLALLAVLWLVFWGIKALIELVTTSSGVVNPWSRRNRSRRVQVAIEHGQLDLAEGRWASAQRHLYRAAEAERQPLLYYLGAARAANEQGHYEECDNLLERALERQPQAELAIALSHAQLQTDRGDTEGALATLEAMHERHPHNVQTLRQLQRLHQQRGDWSAVIRLLPELRKDKVLPVAELAELERRAWGQNLSLAARGEEDGTVGLQSLTRAWQQLTNAQRQEPQLVLAYAEQLRQLGAQVEAEEILRAALKRNFDSHLARLYGLVRGSDPARQLQTAEGWLKDHPADPSLLLTLGRLCLQSSLWGKARDYLESSLRLQRNPEACAELARLLAQLGDTERSNQLFQEGLVLLDERLLAAPLPVPVRA from the coding sequence ATGAAACGCCTCTATGTGATCGTGTTTCTGGTCATCGCCGCCGCCGGGGTGCTGGGGTTGGCGATTGCCGAGCACTCGGGCTACGTGCTGATCGCCTACAAGAGCTTCCGTTACGAGTCGAGTCTGTGGGCGACCCTGGCCTTGCTGGCCGTGCTCTGGTTGGTGTTTTGGGGCATCAAGGCGTTGATCGAGTTGGTGACGACCTCCAGCGGCGTGGTCAATCCGTGGTCCCGTCGCAATCGCAGCCGCCGGGTGCAAGTCGCCATCGAGCATGGCCAGCTGGACCTCGCCGAAGGTCGTTGGGCCAGTGCCCAGCGTCATCTGTACCGGGCCGCAGAAGCCGAGCGTCAACCACTGCTGTACTACCTCGGTGCGGCACGTGCCGCCAACGAACAAGGTCACTACGAGGAATGCGACAACCTGCTGGAGCGCGCCCTCGAGCGCCAGCCCCAGGCCGAGTTGGCGATTGCCTTGAGTCACGCGCAATTGCAGACCGACCGTGGTGATACCGAAGGCGCCCTGGCGACGCTGGAAGCCATGCACGAGCGTCACCCACACAACGTGCAGACTTTGCGTCAGCTACAGCGCCTGCATCAGCAGCGGGGCGACTGGTCGGCAGTCATTCGGCTGCTGCCGGAGCTGCGCAAGGACAAAGTCTTGCCTGTCGCCGAACTAGCTGAGCTGGAGCGTCGGGCCTGGGGTCAAAACCTCAGCCTTGCAGCGCGCGGTGAAGAAGACGGGACGGTCGGGTTGCAGTCACTCACCCGCGCCTGGCAACAGCTTACTAATGCTCAGCGCCAGGAACCGCAATTGGTGCTGGCCTATGCTGAACAACTGCGCCAGTTGGGCGCTCAGGTCGAGGCTGAAGAAATCCTGCGTGCGGCGCTCAAGCGCAACTTTGACAGTCATCTGGCACGTCTCTACGGACTAGTACGCGGTAGCGATCCGGCGCGGCAGTTGCAAACCGCCGAGGGCTGGCTCAAGGATCACCCGGCCGACCCGAGCTTGCTGTTGACCTTGGGCCGCCTGTGCCTGCAAAGCAGCCTTTGGGGCAAGGCCCGGGACTATCTGGAAAGTAGCCTGCGCCTGCAGCGCAACCCGGAAGCCTGTGCGGAGCTCGCCAGGTTGCTGGCACAGTTGGGCGATACCGAGCGCAGCAACCAACTGTTCCAGGAAGGCCTTGTCCTGCTGGACGAGCGCCTGCTGGCGGCACCGCTGCCGGTACCTGTTCGGGCCTGA
- a CDS encoding uroporphyrinogen-III C-methyltransferase has product MSETALPKDDVQPVLDAPVETPPPAAVQRRGNGLAIVALLLGAAGVAVGGWGVWQVRHLQANTQAQLSQVQALSDQAQSLKLSDQRLTARLEQLPAADELEDRRRLVTQLQGDQQRLNQKLESVLGASRKDWRLAEAEHLLRLASLRLSALQDISSAQALVQGADEILREQNDPGAFAAREQVAKTLVALRSTEQPDRTGLFLKLGALRDQVINLTELAPEYKDRGESLLGLTADGDGASRWAQWWDEISRYIRIDFNAEKNVRPLLAGQGLSQVRLALSLALEQAQWAALNGQAPVYTQALTEARDVLKGNFNADNPQSKVMLEQVGELSTQPVTVVTPDLTGTLSAVQAYLERRNVSAEDSIKPLAKPAADTAQEATP; this is encoded by the coding sequence GTGAGCGAAACAGCCTTGCCTAAAGATGACGTCCAGCCGGTGCTCGATGCACCTGTTGAAACACCACCACCTGCTGCTGTGCAGCGCCGAGGCAATGGCCTGGCAATCGTCGCACTGTTGTTGGGTGCCGCTGGGGTCGCCGTGGGCGGTTGGGGTGTCTGGCAGGTACGTCACCTGCAAGCCAATACTCAAGCGCAGTTGAGCCAGGTCCAGGCCTTGAGCGATCAGGCACAAAGCCTGAAACTCAGTGATCAGCGCCTGACCGCACGCCTGGAGCAACTGCCTGCCGCCGACGAGCTGGAAGACCGCCGTCGTCTGGTGACGCAGTTGCAAGGCGATCAACAACGCTTGAATCAAAAGCTGGAAAGCGTCCTCGGCGCCAGCCGCAAGGATTGGCGTCTGGCCGAGGCCGAGCACTTGCTGCGTCTGGCCAGCCTGCGTCTTTCGGCATTGCAGGACATCAGCAGCGCCCAGGCCCTGGTGCAGGGCGCCGACGAAATTCTCCGCGAACAGAACGACCCCGGCGCCTTTGCCGCCCGCGAACAAGTGGCCAAGACCCTGGTGGCCTTGCGCAGCACCGAGCAGCCGGACCGCACCGGGTTGTTCCTGAAACTGGGTGCCTTGCGAGACCAGGTGATCAACCTCACCGAGCTGGCGCCGGAGTACAAGGACCGTGGCGAATCGCTGTTGGGCCTGACCGCCGATGGCGATGGCGCCAGTCGTTGGGCGCAATGGTGGGATGAGATCTCGCGTTACATCCGTATTGACTTCAACGCTGAAAAGAATGTTCGTCCTTTGCTGGCCGGGCAGGGTTTGAGCCAGGTCCGTCTGGCCTTGAGTCTGGCGCTGGAGCAGGCGCAGTGGGCTGCGCTCAATGGTCAGGCGCCGGTGTATACCCAGGCGCTGACCGAAGCGCGGGACGTGCTCAAGGGCAACTTCAATGCGGACAACCCGCAGAGCAAGGTGATGCTTGAGCAGGTTGGCGAGTTGAGCACGCAGCCGGTTACGGTCGTCACGCCAGACCTGACGGGCACGTTGAGTGCGGTCCAGGCCTATCTTGAACGACGCAATGTCAGTGCCGAGGACTCGATCAAGCCGCTGGCCAAACCTGCTGCGGACACCGCGCAGGAGGCCACGCCATGA
- a CDS encoding uroporphyrinogen-III synthase → MTGWRLLLTRPADESAALSSVLAEQGVFSSCLPLLEIEPIAPSDTMRAVIAGLDRYCAVIVVSKPAARIGIDLLGQCWPQPPKLKWFSVGVATAQILEASGLDVSFPAEGDDSEALLELPELREAIARPDPRVLIMRGEGGRELLAERLRELGASVDYLELYRRGLPHYATAALPDRIEAERLNGLVVSSGQGFEHLHQLAGDAWPRLARLPLFVPSPRVAELARAAGAQTVVDCRGANAAALLTALREQPVPVL, encoded by the coding sequence GTGACCGGCTGGCGTCTGCTGCTGACGCGCCCCGCAGATGAGTCGGCGGCGCTGAGCAGCGTGTTGGCCGAGCAGGGGGTTTTCAGCAGTTGTCTGCCGCTTTTGGAGATAGAGCCGATTGCGCCCTCTGACACAATGCGCGCAGTGATAGCGGGTCTGGATCGCTACTGTGCGGTGATTGTGGTCAGCAAGCCGGCCGCCAGAATCGGCATCGATCTGCTCGGCCAGTGTTGGCCGCAGCCACCGAAGTTGAAGTGGTTCAGCGTGGGCGTTGCGACGGCTCAAATCCTAGAGGCTTCCGGCCTGGATGTAAGTTTCCCGGCCGAGGGCGATGACAGCGAAGCCTTGCTTGAACTTCCCGAGTTGCGCGAGGCTATCGCCCGGCCCGATCCGCGAGTGTTGATCATGCGCGGGGAGGGCGGGCGCGAGTTGCTGGCTGAGCGTTTACGCGAGCTTGGTGCTAGTGTCGATTATCTGGAGTTGTATCGTCGCGGCTTGCCGCACTATGCGACGGCTGCGTTGCCGGACCGGATCGAAGCGGAACGCTTGAACGGACTGGTGGTCAGCAGTGGACAGGGTTTCGAGCACCTGCACCAATTGGCCGGCGATGCCTGGCCACGGTTGGCGCGGTTGCCGTTGTTTGTTCCAAGCCCAAGAGTCGCCGAGCTGGCACGTGCCGCCGGGGCTCAAACAGTTGTGGATTGTCGTGGCGCGAACGCCGCGGCTTTGCTGACGGCGTTACGGGAGCAACCCGTACCCGTTCTCTAA
- the hemC gene encoding hydroxymethylbilane synthase: protein MSSREIRIATRKSALALWQAEYVKARLEEAHPGLQVTLVPMVSRGDKLLDSPLSKIGGKGLFVKELETALLENEADIAVHSMKDVPMDFPEGLGLFCICEREDPRDAFVSNTYASLDELPQGSIVGTSSLRRQAQLLTRRPDLEIRFLRGNVNTRLAKLDAGEYDAIILAAAGLIRLGFEDRITSAISVDDSLPAGGQGAVGIECRSVDSEIHALLAPLHHQDTATRVTAERALNKHLNGGCQVPIACYAVLEGDQIWLRGLVGDPSGGLLLNAEARAPRSEAESLGVQVAEDLLSQGAGDILKAVYGEAGHE from the coding sequence ATGTCCTCTCGCGAAATCCGCATCGCCACCCGTAAAAGTGCGCTGGCCCTATGGCAGGCCGAATACGTTAAAGCTCGCCTGGAAGAAGCCCATCCGGGCTTGCAGGTAACGCTGGTGCCCATGGTCAGTCGCGGCGACAAGCTGCTCGACTCGCCACTGTCGAAAATCGGCGGCAAAGGCCTGTTCGTCAAGGAACTGGAAACCGCGCTGCTGGAAAACGAAGCCGACATCGCCGTGCACTCAATGAAAGACGTGCCGATGGACTTCCCCGAAGGCCTCGGTCTGTTCTGCATCTGCGAGCGCGAAGACCCGCGCGATGCCTTCGTTTCCAACACCTACGCCAGCCTGGATGAGTTGCCTCAGGGCAGCATCGTCGGCACCTCCAGCTTACGCCGTCAGGCCCAGTTGCTGACCCGCCGTCCGGACCTGGAAATACGTTTCCTGCGCGGTAACGTCAACACGCGTCTGGCCAAGCTCGACGCCGGCGAATACGACGCCATCATCCTCGCCGCCGCCGGTTTGATTCGCCTGGGTTTCGAAGATCGCATCACCTCGGCCATCAGCGTCGACGACAGCCTGCCTGCCGGTGGCCAAGGCGCGGTCGGTATCGAATGCCGTAGCGTCGATAGCGAAATCCACGCCTTGCTGGCGCCCCTGCATCACCAGGACACCGCCACCCGCGTCACGGCCGAACGTGCCCTGAACAAACATCTGAATGGTGGCTGCCAGGTACCGATTGCCTGCTACGCCGTGCTTGAAGGCGATCAAATCTGGTTGCGTGGGCTGGTGGGCGATCCAAGCGGTGGCCTGCTGCTTAACGCCGAGGCCCGTGCGCCGCGCAGTGAAGCTGAATCGCTGGGTGTGCAGGTCGCCGAAGATCTGCTGAGCCAGGGCGCCGGCGACATTCTGAAAGCGGTCTACGGCGAGGCAGGTCACGAGTGA